A stretch of DNA from Nitrospira sp.:
GACCGTATCCGGCATTGAGATGGACCCGGAGGCGCCCGAAGGATCGGGTCAGAATCCCGGTGAGTTGCGTATCCACGCCTTGCGAATTCACACCGGTCGGCAGATCGACTTCCACCCGCACGGCCATAGCCGGCAGGGCCAGAGTCTCGGTGTTGAAGTTGTATAAAACACCGAGATGAAAGTCGCCGGACTTGTTCGCGCCGACCAAGGAATGGGGCTCAGTGAACAGATCGCCCTGAATTTCGATCTGGGTATTGGCGAACGCGCCATAAATAATTTGCGGCTGGAATGCAACATTGGTACGCCCCTGGCGGCGGTCGTTGAATCGCACGCCACCTTCTAGGCCGATTTCTCCTTTGGGAATGGCATAGGCATCCTCCATCCCGATCGGGCGATTCGGATCGAGGTTGTCATGGTCCAACGCCAGAGCAGGTAGCGCTACCCACGCCAGCCATGCGCAGAGCAGCCACCGCACCATTCGTGTGCCAGTTGTTTTCAATGGTGATGCTCCCCTGCCGTCTGGACGATCATGGGATTCGCCGTATCCGCCGTCGCCAGATAATAGGAATTCACCACGCGATAAATCTCCGCCCGCTTTGCCTCCCAAGTCGGAAGCTGTTCGCTCGTGAGAATATCGCTGATATTGTCATGCAGCATGTGAAGATTGTCGAAGATATGCGCGACTTCCGGATACCGCGCGGCAAACTGCGGGCTCAGCTCTGCGGTCAGCGGCATGAACGTCCACTCCACAGGCGGCTGGTCGAGATACCGGCGATAGGTCGTGAGAATGGGACGCATCGCTTGGGTTTTCGCTGCCAGGTCTTGGGCCGCCAGCAACGGATCGTATACCGCGACTTGCAGATAGTGGTACGACCAGATAGTGGCGTTGAAGAGGGGGAACCGCTGCCGGAAGGCTTTGGAATAGGGAAACGAGTCCAGACGGCGGTGGTCCAGTTGCTTGGACGTGATCGCGTAGGCGCTCTCCTTGTAATAGGCCAACACGTTCTTGATCGCACGATCCTTGTCCGGCTCATCCGACACCGCAATGTCATAGGTGGCGCGGTGCAGGGCATGCGCTTCATCGAACGTGTTCTGCGCGCGCCAGGCCAGTTTCATGTAGGTGGGAGCGATCGCTTCTTCGTTGGGATTCAGCCGCGGTTTGGTCGCGATGAACGCGAGAGTTTCTTTACGCGCCCGATCCTCGATGGCCGCCACATCCTGCCCGCCGGTCAGCAACAGATTCTCATACAAATTGGAATGGCCGAAGTCGACGCCGTTAAACTCACTGTCCAGTTCGGCCAGATCTTCCCGCAACGAAAAATTCCACAAGGCGCGATAGTAAAACCGCTTGTCGCGCGGCTCAAACTGGCCACAGGCTGAGAGCGCCCCCACCATCATCGCCAGCGCCACACATGTGGCCATACGCAGAGTCATAGCACCCTTGGTCTCACCACATAGACATGAGAGGCAATTCGCGACATAGCGGAGAATACGTGCATTTGTGACTCACTTTACACCGAAATGTGTGTCGTCATGCGACAGCCTCGGGAAAACTCTTGATCTGGACCTTGGAGACATGCTTGACTGACATTCTTCGTCATTTTGCTGTTTGATGGAGGGTTTTCATGCCGCGTGGAATCAGTCGCACGCTTTGTAGTGTTATCTTATTTCTTCTCCCCGTCTCCGTCCAAGCCGCCGATAGTCCGCACACCAGCCTCGCTCCGCTTAAGTTTCTCGTCGGGGAATGGAAGGGCACCGACGCCGAAGGTAAACCCCATAAAATCTCGTTTACACTCAGTTCCGGGGAAACCAGCCTGACCGAAACCCTCATCCCGCCTGACACTCCCCCGATGACCACCATGTACTATAGCGACGGGGACCAACTGATGTTGACCCACTATTGCTCATTGAACAATCAGCCACGTATGCGGACCTCCGGCATCAAGGAGGGGGACAAGACCCTGACGTTCGTGTTCGTCGATGCCACGAATCTCACGAACCCCACCGATGTGCATATGCACCAGCTGGTCATCGAATTGAAAGATCACGATCACTTCTCGCAGACCTGGACCTTGAGCAAAGCAGGGAAAGACGTCCCGAAAAGTTTTTCCTTTGAACGTGTGAAGTAACCGCCGCCGCATCCGGCGCCACAGGGAGTGGGACATATGCCGACACCATCACCGGAAGCTGTCATCGAAGCGCAACGTCAAGATTGGAACCGCGTCGCGCCAGGGTGGGACAAGTGGGATGAGTTTTTCAATCGTACCATGGCGTTCATCAATCATCGCCTGGTCGCCGATGCTCGGGTTCGCCCCGGCCTCCGGGTGTTAGACCTTGGCTCAGGGACAGGATATCCGGCGCTCCTCGCCGGCGAGGTGGTCGGAGCGAAGGGTACGGTCGTCGGCATCGATCTGGCCGAATCCATGCTCGCCGTGGCCACACGCAAAGCTAAGAGGGCGGGATTGCAGCAGGTGAGTTTTCGCACCGGAGATGTGACCTCGCTGCCGTTCGACAGGGAATCGATCGATGCGGTGATCAGCCGGTTTTGCCTGATGTTCTTGCCCGACATTCCCAAAGCCGCCAAGGAAATCGCCCGCGTCCTGACGCCCGGAGGATATGTGGCGACGGCAGTCTGGGGGGCGCCTGAAAAGAATCCGTTCATCCGCATTCCCATGGATGTCATCACATCCATCATCTCCCTGCCTCCACCGGAGCCCGATGCACCAGGGATCTTTCGCCTGGCCAAACCCGGCGACCTGGCAGGCATGCTGCAGCAGGCGGGTCTCACTCCATTGGACGATGAAGAATTTACAGCGGAAGTGGCATATGAATCCGGAGAAGAATTCTTTCGCGGCCTGATGGATATTGCCGCGCCGATACAGAATCTGTTTGCGAAATTGACAGCAGCGCAACAGGTGGAAGCGGAACGGGGCATCATCGCGACCGTGAACGACTATCGCGGGCCACAGGGCGTGGCCCTCCCGATCGCAGTGCGCATGGTCAGCGCGAGAAAACCCCGTTAACCTTGTCGCGGGCCCATGACCAGTGACAGGCCCGTGCATCATGGATGGCTCGGGATGAGGGACGTTAGTTGGTGGCTTTTTCCTTTAACTCCTTCATCTTTCCCTTTGCCCGCTCCCCGGCTCCCTTCATGTTGCCCTTTGCCCGTTCCATGTCAGCCTTCGTGTCATTTCCCTTTATTTCCTCCTGCATCGCCTTCGTCTCGCCCTTCATCTCCTCGACATTGCCCTTCATGTCGCCCTTGGCCTTCTCCATCTTCGCTTTGGCCTCGCTGGCCTCCGCGGGCCACATCATGCCACCCGAAATGAACAGACCGATGACCACGAGTGTGATGAATGTACGCATACCCATCCTCCGTGTGTGGGTGAACTGCCAGGAGTTACTATGCGCCTGTTCCATTTCTTGCCCCACTAGACAATCCCCGAGTTTCGCCTGGGGCGGGTTGCTTCGCCACCCGCCTAGGGAGACCGCCAGTTGCACTATTCCTTCGCGCCGAGACACACTCGAGTGTGAGACCTCAGTTCCATGATCCTGTGCGCACTCAATGAGAAAGGAGAGTGGTCATGCGACAACTCGTGCTGAGCAGCCTATTGGGCTTCGTGCTCGTCATCACCGGCGGATGCAGCTATCTGTTCTATCCTCACGCCAAGGATTTCACCGAGAAAGCCAAGGGCGGCACCACAGTGGAGACCTTGGTCAACCTGACCAACATGATGGAGGCGTCGGCCAAGGCCGGCCAACAAGGCACAGGGAAGGATCAGGCGTTTGACGATTTGCACAATCAGCTCCACGCCTTTGACAACAACCTCTGCGACATCGACAAACATAAGCGCGATCTGCCGGCCTATGACTTAGCGGTCACCCACAACAAGGAACTATGGGCAATCTTCAAACGAGTCTGGAAGTTCAAGGATGATCAGCCCCAGCGCAGCCAGCATCTGGAACTCTTTGCCACCGAAGTCAGGGAAACTCGGGACTCGCTCCAGGCATTGAAATGAAGACCGGAATGTTGCACAGTGCGCGACGGCGGAGGGGTCGGCTCGAGGACTCCCCGCCGCAACATTTCACGGCGCTTCGCTGGACTTTCGATCAGTCCCCTGTCGACTCGACAGGCCAAACGATCCAGTTCGCGCGGAGGGCGCCAAAGGCTGGCGCATGCGTGTCGACAGTTTCAAAGACTTTGTCCTGGATCAACTCGACCGTATCCCCGCGCTCTCATGGAAAGCCATGTTCGGCGGCTACGGTCTCTATCAACGGGAGACGTTCTTTGGAATCATTCACAAAGGCCGGTTGTATCTGAAGACGAACACCATCACGCAACCGGCCTATGCCTCACGCGGCATGCATCCGTTTCGCCCGAACAGCAGGCAATTGCTCAAACACTATTTCGAAGTGCCGGTCGATGTTCTCGAAGATGCCGAACAGTTGGAGGTCTGGGCGAACCAGGCCATTGCCCTACCGACTGCGCAATTGACACTTCCGTTTTACGACATGGCTTCGGCCCGGGACGTTCTCGCACACATGTGATGAACCAGTCGCTTGCCATTCCCACTCGACGCCTCTGGACGATCGGTCACTCGACTCGGTCAAGCGAGGAGTTTCTCGCACTCCTCCAAAACCAGGACATCCAACGACTGGTTGATATTCGTCGCTACCCTGCCTCGCGACGCTCTCCCCATTTTGATACAGCGGCCTTGGCCAAGAGCCTTCCCATGTCGGGAGTCTGGTACGAAACGATGCCGACGCTCGGTGGGCGTCGAACGGCACGATCCGACTCGCCCAACGGCGGATGGAAGAACGCCGGTTTCCGAGGGTATGCCGATTACATGCAGACAGAAGCATTTGAGCAGGCGTTGGACGAGCTGATGGCTCATGGGGAACATGAACGAACGGCGATCATGTGCGCCGAAGCGGTCCCCTGGCGATGCCATCGTTCGCTGGTCGCCGACGCGCTTGTCGTGCATGGATGGGAGGTGACCCATATCCTGGGCGCCGGCCAGGTGAAGCCACACCATCTCACGACATTTGCGATGGTCCAGTCCGGACGTCTGATCTATCCCGCCTCTGATCCACACACCACGCTCCCAATGTTGTAGCGGCTCTACAGCTCATTGTGTTCAGCGCAACGTTGTTGCAGACTTTCCGCCATGGGGTATCGAATCGGTGCCGATTTCGTCCTGCTGGTGCATCTGGGCTTTGTCTTGTTCGTGATAACAGGCGGGCTGCTGTTGTTGAAATGGCGGAAGATGGTGTGGATCCATCTGCCGGCCGCGATCTGGGGCTCGTTAGTCGAATTCACCGGGTGGATCTGCCCGCTGACGCCACTGGAGAATCATTTGCGACGCCTGGCTGGAGAATCGGCGGCAGACGCCGACTTCATCGGCCGCTACCTCCCGTCCCTCCTGTATCCCGCCACACTGACGCGCGAGATTCAAGTGCTGCTGGGCATGGCCGTGGTGATGGTCAACCTGGCGCTCTACTGGCGGGCCTTTTTCAGGGGTTTGGAAAAGAATGGGTAGCGATCGGCTCGCTAGCGGATGGGCTCGTTCTTGGACGAGGTCATAATAAGGGCGAGGCACCCCTCCTCGCTTGACGTAACGGGATGGACGGTCCCCGCTTCCGCTCGATGGTAGTCCCCGGCTTGCAGGAACTCTCCGGCGCAGACACAACTGCCTTCCAGCACATACAACTCTTCGAGTTGCGGGTGGCGGTGCCCGATCAATGTGCCACCGGGCGCCAATCTCAACAACATGGTCGTGCGCGCCGCCGCAGCATCGTGAAACAGCACTTTCATCGATAATCCCGGCGCCAATTCCCGCCACGCCAGTCCCTTGCTTCGAACGAACGTGAACCCGGTTCCCTCCGCCGCCTCCTGCGGTTCCTGGGCGATTCGCGCCATGAGCCGCTCCTTGAGAGAGGCCGGGGGAGCGATGGCCGGGCCGCTGAAAGCCAACTCCTGCACGACGTCTTGAAACGACGCCACCTCTTCTCTCGTGGAAGCTGAGGCCGTTTCCAACGAGCGAGCGAACTGCCGCTGCGCCTCGTCGCCAAGCGCGTCCAATGCATAGAGCGCCGCGAGTTCGGTTACGTCTTCGTCGTGCCGAGGATCGGTCATGACAACAACCCTTCCCCGTGGGGCGCGAGTACTTCGCGCAACTTGATCATGCCCAGTCTTATCCGGGTCTTCACCGTCCCCAGCGGCAACTGCAACTGATCGGCAATTTCACTCTGACTCATGCCCCAGTAATAGGCCAATGCGATCGCCTGCCGCTGGTCAGCAGAAAGACTGCCCAAGGCCTCCTGCACCAGACGTTGCCGCTCCAAGCCCGCGCTGTATTGCTCCGGCGTCTCTTCATGACCCGGCAACTCGGCCGCCTGTTCGAGCGGGACCTGCCTGCCTCGCTCCAGGACACTGCTCCGGAATCGATCGATGGC
This window harbors:
- a CDS encoding methyltransferase domain-containing protein, which produces MPTPSPEAVIEAQRQDWNRVAPGWDKWDEFFNRTMAFINHRLVADARVRPGLRVLDLGSGTGYPALLAGEVVGAKGTVVGIDLAESMLAVATRKAKRAGLQQVSFRTGDVTSLPFDRESIDAVISRFCLMFLPDIPKAAKEIARVLTPGGYVATAVWGAPEKNPFIRIPMDVITSIISLPPPEPDAPGIFRLAKPGDLAGMLQQAGLTPLDDEEFTAEVAYESGEEFFRGLMDIAAPIQNLFAKLTAAQQVEAERGIIATVNDYRGPQGVALPIAVRMVSARKPR
- a CDS encoding DUF2784 domain-containing protein produces the protein MGYRIGADFVLLVHLGFVLFVITGGLLLLKWRKMVWIHLPAAIWGSLVEFTGWICPLTPLENHLRRLAGESAADADFIGRYLPSLLYPATLTREIQVLLGMAVVMVNLALYWRAFFRGLEKNG
- a CDS encoding transporter — protein: MKTTGTRMVRWLLCAWLAWVALPALALDHDNLDPNRPIGMEDAYAIPKGEIGLEGGVRFNDRRQGRTNVAFQPQIIYGAFANTQIEIQGDLFTEPHSLVGANKSGDFHLGVLYNFNTETLALPAMAVRVEVDLPTGVNSQGVDTQLTGILTRSFGRLRVHLNAGYGLLGSPQGQERPGTYRAVAAVSYPLGYPNSFRDTLIVSVYTRQSDLRGQQNHTGVEVGIRHQLTSRVVLDGGLGTEFLGPADRAALLGTAGVSVGF
- a CDS encoding TfoX/Sxy family protein, whose translation is MRVDSFKDFVLDQLDRIPALSWKAMFGGYGLYQRETFFGIIHKGRLYLKTNTITQPAYASRGMHPFRPNSRQLLKHYFEVPVDVLEDAEQLEVWANQAIALPTAQLTLPFYDMASARDVLAHM
- a CDS encoding DUF488 domain-containing protein, with the translated sequence MNQSLAIPTRRLWTIGHSTRSSEEFLALLQNQDIQRLVDIRRYPASRRSPHFDTAALAKSLPMSGVWYETMPTLGGRRTARSDSPNGGWKNAGFRGYADYMQTEAFEQALDELMAHGEHERTAIMCAEAVPWRCHRSLVADALVVHGWEVTHILGAGQVKPHHLTTFAMVQSGRLIYPASDPHTTLPML
- a CDS encoding cupin domain-containing protein; protein product: MTDPRHDEDVTELAALYALDALGDEAQRQFARSLETASASTREEVASFQDVVQELAFSGPAIAPPASLKERLMARIAQEPQEAAEGTGFTFVRSKGLAWRELAPGLSMKVLFHDAAAARTTMLLRLAPGGTLIGHRHPQLEELYVLEGSCVCAGEFLQAGDYHRAEAGTVHPVTSSEEGCLALIMTSSKNEPIR
- a CDS encoding sigma-70 family RNA polymerase sigma factor — encoded protein: MCDIQTVANAPSIHEQEWAGLLARIAVGDQSALAELYDASSAKVFGLAMKIIGDHAAAEETTLDVYTQVWRRISTYDAERGTPGSWLMTLAKHRAIDRFRSSVLERGRQVPLEQAAELPGHEETPEQYSAGLERQRLVQEALGSLSADQRQAIALAYYWGMSQSEIADQLQLPLGTVKTRIRLGMIKLREVLAPHGEGLLS